From Ignatzschineria sp. RMDPL8A, a single genomic window includes:
- the yidD gene encoding membrane protein insertion efficiency factor YidD: MRTLMIWLIKGYKYFLSPFFGSQCRFEPTCSTYAIQAIEKYGAIKGGWLMIKRLVRCQPCCEGGKDPVP, encoded by the coding sequence ATGCGGACGCTCATGATTTGGCTCATTAAAGGGTATAAATACTTTTTAAGTCCATTTTTTGGCAGTCAGTGCCGTTTTGAGCCGACCTGTTCAACCTATGCCATTCAAGCGATTGAAAAATATGGCGCAATTAAAGGGGGCTGGCTGATGATTAAACGTCTGGTGCGGTGCCAACCTTGTTGTGAAGGGGGAAAAGATCCGGTGCCGTAG
- a CDS encoding oxidative damage protection protein has protein sequence MSREVECVKLKKRAAGLARLPYPGELGKRIFEQVSQEAWNDWLRHQTILINEYRIDPMDPQARAFVEKQMEEFFFGTGGDLPDEFVPEK, from the coding sequence ATGAGTCGCGAAGTTGAGTGCGTAAAGTTAAAAAAACGAGCAGCAGGCTTAGCTCGCTTACCTTATCCAGGTGAGCTTGGTAAACGTATTTTTGAGCAAGTTTCACAAGAAGCGTGGAACGATTGGCTCCGTCATCAAACCATTTTAATTAATGAGTATCGTATCGATCCTATGGATCCTCAAGCACGTGCATTTGTTGAGAAACAGATGGAAGAATTTTTCTTCGGAACGGGCGGCGATCTTCCGGATGAATTTGTCCCTGAAAAATAA
- a CDS encoding ribose-phosphate pyrophosphokinase, whose product MSKEQMMVFAGNANPELAKKVVKHLGLELGDATVGRFSDGEVMISINENVRGKDVFFIQPTCYPTNDNIMELMVALDAMRRASARRITAVIPYFGYSRQDRRPRSARVPISAKVVANMLTSVGCDRVLTIDLHADQIQGFFEIPVDNIYASPVIHEDIMACAGENVAVVSPDVGGVLRARAVAKQIPGADLVIIDKRRPAPNVAEVMNIIGDVKGKNCIIVDDIVDTAGTLSSASKILKEKGAASVKAYCTHPIFSGKAIENIANSGLDEMVVTDTIPLRDAARECPKIRVISISNIIAETIERIHNEESVSTLFANA is encoded by the coding sequence ATGAGCAAAGAGCAGATGATGGTGTTTGCCGGAAACGCCAATCCTGAACTCGCTAAGAAAGTGGTCAAACATTTAGGGCTTGAGTTAGGGGATGCTACTGTCGGTCGTTTTTCTGATGGGGAAGTAATGATCTCCATAAATGAGAATGTTCGCGGTAAGGATGTCTTTTTTATTCAGCCTACCTGTTATCCAACCAATGACAATATTATGGAATTAATGGTAGCGTTAGATGCTATGCGTCGCGCGTCCGCTCGCAGAATTACTGCGGTTATCCCATATTTTGGCTACTCTCGTCAAGATCGTCGTCCACGTTCAGCGCGTGTTCCGATCTCTGCAAAAGTTGTGGCAAACATGCTCACAAGCGTTGGCTGTGACCGTGTTCTTACCATCGACCTTCACGCAGACCAAATCCAAGGATTCTTTGAAATCCCCGTAGATAACATCTACGCATCTCCTGTAATCCATGAAGATATCATGGCGTGCGCGGGTGAAAATGTGGCCGTTGTGTCACCGGATGTTGGTGGTGTGCTTCGTGCGCGTGCAGTAGCAAAACAGATTCCAGGTGCTGATTTAGTGATTATCGATAAACGTCGTCCTGCGCCAAACGTAGCGGAAGTGATGAATATTATCGGTGATGTGAAAGGCAAAAACTGCATTATTGTTGATGACATTGTAGATACAGCGGGAACGCTTTCATCAGCCTCGAAAATCCTTAAAGAGAAGGGTGCAGCATCGGTTAAAGCATACTGTACTCATCCAATCTTCTCAGGAAAAGCAATTGAGAATATTGCTAATTCAGGATTAGATGAGATGGTGGTAACGGATACAATTCCATTACGAGATGCGGCAAGAGAGTGCCCGAAAATCCGTGTGATTTCAATCTCAAACATCATCGCTGAAACGATTGAACGTATTCATAACGAAGAATCGGTCAGTACACTGTTCGCAAACGCGTAA
- the metK gene encoding methionine adenosyltransferase — translation MKYLFTSESVSEGHPDKVADQISDAILDAILTEDKDARVACETLIKTGVAIIAGEVTTSAWVDLEDLVRGVITDIGYNSSAVGFDGDTCGVLNLIGKQSVDIAQGVDRTIPEEQGAGDQGLMFGFASNETDVLMPAPITYAHRLMERQAEVRKSKQLAWLRPDAKSQVTFAYNEDGTISHIDAVVLSTQHSPEVTQKDVKEAVMELIIKKVLPAEWLTKETKYHINPTGIFVIGGPVGDCGLTGRKIIVDTYGGMARHGGGAFSGKDPSKVDRSAAYAGRYVAKNIVAAGLADKCEIQVSYAIGVAEPTSISITTFGTNHVPEETIEALVRKHFDLRPYGITKMLDLLHPIYRPTASYGHFGRDPYEVNYTGNDGVLQRCMAFSWEQTDKADLLRAEAGL, via the coding sequence ATGAAATATCTTTTTACCTCGGAATCTGTCTCCGAAGGGCATCCTGATAAAGTTGCCGATCAGATTTCAGACGCGATATTAGATGCCATCCTTACCGAAGATAAAGACGCGCGCGTTGCGTGTGAAACCTTAATCAAAACGGGGGTTGCCATCATAGCAGGTGAAGTGACCACCTCTGCATGGGTGGATCTTGAAGATCTCGTGCGCGGTGTGATTACCGATATCGGCTACAACTCATCGGCGGTAGGATTCGATGGGGATACCTGCGGGGTCTTAAATCTAATCGGTAAACAGAGTGTTGATATTGCTCAAGGGGTCGATCGTACGATTCCAGAAGAGCAGGGCGCGGGCGACCAAGGATTGATGTTTGGATTTGCCTCCAACGAAACCGATGTCTTAATGCCAGCACCGATTACTTATGCGCACCGTTTAATGGAGCGTCAAGCTGAGGTAAGAAAATCGAAACAACTCGCTTGGTTACGCCCCGATGCGAAAAGTCAGGTCACCTTTGCGTATAACGAAGATGGCACGATTTCGCACATCGATGCGGTGGTATTATCAACGCAACATAGCCCTGAAGTAACGCAAAAAGATGTCAAAGAAGCGGTGATGGAACTCATCATTAAGAAAGTGCTTCCGGCGGAATGGCTCACTAAAGAGACGAAATATCACATCAACCCTACCGGGATTTTTGTGATCGGCGGACCTGTGGGCGACTGCGGTTTAACCGGCCGTAAAATTATTGTTGATACCTATGGCGGTATGGCTCGTCACGGCGGCGGTGCATTTTCTGGAAAAGATCCCTCGAAAGTGGACCGTTCTGCGGCGTATGCTGGCCGTTATGTGGCTAAAAATATTGTGGCAGCAGGGCTTGCTGACAAGTGTGAAATTCAAGTATCGTATGCGATTGGTGTGGCAGAGCCGACATCAATTTCCATTACGACTTTTGGAACGAATCATGTTCCAGAAGAGACGATCGAAGCGCTCGTGCGCAAACATTTTGACCTCCGTCCATACGGAATCACCAAAATGCTCGATCTTCTACACCCCATCTATCGCCCAACAGCGAGCTATGGTCATTTCGGACGGGATCCTTACGAGGTGAACTACACCGGAAATGATGGCGTATTGCAACGTTGTATGGCATTTAGCTGGGAACAAACCGATAAGGCGGATCTATTACGTGCCGAGGCGGGACTCTAA
- the lolB gene encoding lipoprotein insertase outer membrane protein LolB encodes MTNPIKFSRLVPLIFSGFILASCATTNYTSLNEANHYKAIARSAVKSPEFNGQVSIIWDQKDQDETNITVQGAFGQGKTDIKITPVVTSITTDGQTYKGESPDELFYALTDFKWPISGTKAWLSGKPADINSATELIYDKQKRLSSFNEAGWHVEYQSWVRKAGLTLPERMTLSRGDDIRLRLLIERWIIQ; translated from the coding sequence ATGACAAACCCAATCAAATTCAGTCGTTTAGTCCCCTTAATTTTTTCTGGTTTTATTCTTGCATCTTGCGCAACCACTAATTACACCTCGTTAAATGAGGCCAATCACTATAAAGCGATCGCTCGATCGGCAGTAAAATCCCCCGAATTTAATGGTCAAGTGAGCATTATTTGGGATCAAAAAGATCAAGATGAAACGAACATCACCGTTCAAGGCGCATTTGGCCAAGGAAAAACCGATATTAAGATTACCCCCGTCGTCACATCGATCACAACGGACGGACAAACCTATAAAGGCGAATCCCCCGACGAGCTCTTTTACGCATTAACGGATTTTAAATGGCCCATTTCAGGTACCAAAGCGTGGCTCTCAGGGAAACCCGCCGATATAAATAGCGCCACCGAATTAATCTATGACAAACAAAAGCGACTTAGCTCTTTTAACGAAGCGGGCTGGCACGTAGAATATCAATCGTGGGTTCGCAAGGCAGGCTTAACCCTTCCTGAGCGCATGACCCTCTCCCGTGGCGATGACATTCGCCTCCGTCTTCTCATCGAACGTTGGATCATTCAATAA
- the yidC gene encoding membrane protein insertase YidC has translation MQSSNQYRLILWASLVVVAYLLYSNWVTANNPAPEKPVVAEMTTGNAVNAVNGDIPTLSTEDATNSIIHVRTNVYDIKIQTQGGDIVEMGLTSYPESLENDDKPYKLMGHDSERFRLNKTGLLNTDGSAANHNTLYVAEASEFVMKEGENSLVVPLYYEDKANNITYVKRYIFERDSFNIHFEQEVINHSDSVWSGKEYRQLVEKEMTQESSGFIGAQSYRGPVISFPNDDYKYEKIKYKNMVKKEGKTFVPREFSGQDGWMALIEQYFVVAWVPGKSKEDVGHLSTIETRHDQNGNNAADTEYVLRMYDQYNTEIAPGKSHIFESRFYAGPKDKDQLAATAEKLDLTLDYGWLSPISNIMLKILKFYHSFTGNWGWSIILLTITAKVALLYFANKGYVSMARMRHVTPKLQLIREQYADDKMKLQEEMMKLYRQEKINPLGGCWPIIIQIPIFIALFWMLKESVELRQAPWIFWIKDLSQMDPYFVLPILMGVTMFFQQRLNPAPTDPTQAKIIKWMPFVFTFMFMWFASGIVLYWVVNNLLTILQQSIIMKRVEAGDKKPAAADK, from the coding sequence ATGCAGAGCAGTAATCAATACCGGCTTATTTTATGGGCATCGCTTGTCGTTGTTGCCTATCTTCTATATTCCAATTGGGTGACGGCGAATAATCCGGCGCCTGAGAAGCCTGTCGTAGCGGAGATGACGACTGGAAATGCGGTGAATGCGGTGAATGGCGATATTCCAACGTTAAGCACGGAAGATGCGACCAATTCCATTATTCACGTGCGCACCAATGTGTATGATATTAAAATTCAAACACAGGGCGGTGATATCGTTGAAATGGGGCTTACCTCATATCCAGAATCGCTTGAAAACGACGATAAACCCTATAAATTAATGGGGCATGATTCGGAGCGTTTCCGTCTTAATAAAACCGGCCTTCTCAATACCGATGGTAGCGCCGCAAATCACAATACACTCTATGTCGCAGAAGCGAGTGAGTTTGTGATGAAAGAGGGCGAAAATTCGCTTGTTGTGCCACTTTATTATGAAGATAAAGCGAACAACATCACCTATGTGAAGCGTTATATTTTCGAGCGTGATTCGTTCAACATCCACTTTGAGCAAGAGGTGATTAACCACTCGGATTCAGTGTGGAGCGGTAAAGAGTATCGTCAGCTGGTTGAAAAAGAGATGACGCAAGAATCCTCTGGCTTTATCGGCGCGCAGAGCTATCGCGGGCCTGTAATTTCATTCCCGAATGATGATTACAAATATGAGAAAATCAAATACAAAAACATGGTGAAAAAAGAGGGTAAAACCTTTGTTCCCCGTGAATTTAGCGGTCAAGATGGTTGGATGGCACTCATTGAGCAATACTTTGTGGTTGCGTGGGTTCCTGGTAAATCAAAAGAAGATGTCGGCCATTTAAGTACGATCGAAACCCGTCATGATCAAAATGGTAATAACGCCGCTGATACTGAATATGTGCTGCGCATGTACGATCAGTACAATACCGAGATCGCACCGGGTAAAAGTCATATCTTTGAGAGCCGTTTTTATGCCGGTCCTAAAGATAAAGATCAGTTAGCGGCAACCGCTGAGAAGCTTGATCTTACCCTTGACTACGGCTGGTTAAGCCCGATTTCAAACATCATGCTTAAAATCCTTAAGTTCTACCATAGCTTTACCGGGAACTGGGGTTGGTCGATCATTTTATTAACGATCACCGCGAAAGTGGCACTGCTCTATTTTGCGAATAAAGGGTATGTATCGATGGCGAGAATGCGTCATGTGACCCCTAAATTGCAATTGATTCGTGAGCAATATGCTGATGATAAAATGAAGCTTCAAGAAGAGATGATGAAGCTCTATCGCCAAGAAAAGATTAATCCGTTAGGGGGATGCTGGCCGATCATCATTCAGATCCCGATCTTCATTGCACTCTTCTGGATGTTAAAAGAGAGCGTTGAACTTCGCCAAGCGCCTTGGATCTTCTGGATTAAAGACTTATCACAAATGGACCCATATTTCGTATTGCCGATTCTCATGGGGGTGACGATGTTCTTCCAACAACGCCTCAACCCAGCGCCAACGGATCCTACGCAAGCGAAAATTATTAAGTGGATGCCATTTGTCTTTACCTTTATGTTTATGTGGTTCGCATCGGGCATCGTGCTCTACTGGGTAGTGAATAACTTACTCACTATTTTACAGCAGAGCATCATTATGAAGCGCGTCGAAGCGGGCGATAAAAAGCCAGCCGCGGCGGATAAATAA
- the rpmH gene encoding 50S ribosomal protein L34, with amino-acid sequence MKRTFQPSIIKRKRNHGFRARMATKGGRQVINRRRARGRARLSA; translated from the coding sequence ATGAAACGTACATTTCAACCAAGCATTATCAAAAGAAAACGTAACCACGGTTTCCGCGCACGTATGGCTACTAAAGGTGGTCGTCAAGTGATTAATCGTCGTCGCGCTCGCGGTCGTGCTCGTTTATCTGCTTAA
- the ispE gene encoding 4-(cytidine 5'-diphospho)-2-C-methyl-D-erythritol kinase: MKYYSSPAKINRMLKVVRREANGYHYLQTIFQFTTLNDQIGFKKRAHGGVIFHYPHDNFSLDEDLIYRAIVLLEKESGQTFHLEIDLIKNLPMGGGVGGGSSNAATTLLVLNHLYDLELSTEKLIELGAKLGADVPIFIYGKSAWAEGIGEKLQPISLPEEEMLLIVPNIPISTRKVFESEHLSRHNPRLEGIYFDESRKINDCESAIFHHYPKMKRYMEQLTAMNTDPFITGTGASIYIAKPDADTLTKIKALASENDWTLHPFNAINQSPLLDELN, encoded by the coding sequence ATGAAATACTACTCCTCACCTGCAAAAATTAATCGGATGTTGAAAGTGGTACGCCGCGAGGCTAATGGCTATCACTATCTGCAGACCATTTTCCAATTCACCACATTAAATGATCAGATCGGCTTTAAAAAACGCGCCCACGGTGGCGTGATTTTCCATTATCCTCATGATAATTTCTCACTCGATGAGGATTTAATCTATCGCGCCATTGTGTTATTGGAAAAAGAGAGCGGACAAACCTTCCACCTTGAGATCGATCTTATTAAAAATCTCCCTATGGGCGGTGGTGTCGGTGGTGGGAGTTCCAATGCAGCCACGACCCTACTCGTTCTCAATCATCTTTATGATCTTGAGCTCTCGACCGAAAAATTGATCGAGCTTGGCGCAAAACTTGGGGCCGATGTCCCTATCTTTATCTACGGGAAATCTGCCTGGGCAGAAGGAATCGGCGAGAAACTACAACCGATTTCACTCCCGGAAGAGGAGATGCTACTCATTGTGCCTAATATCCCCATTAGTACGCGCAAAGTCTTTGAGAGCGAGCATCTCTCGCGTCACAATCCGCGCCTTGAGGGGATCTATTTTGATGAGTCGCGCAAAATTAATGATTGTGAATCGGCAATTTTCCATCATTACCCCAAAATGAAGCGCTATATGGAGCAATTAACGGCGATGAATACCGATCCATTTATTACCGGAACCGGCGCCTCTATATATATAGCGAAACCAGATGCCGATACCTTAACGAAAATTAAGGCTCTGGCGAGCGAGAATGACTGGACACTCCACCCTTTTAACGCGATAAATCAATCGCCGCTCCTTGACGAGCTCAATTAA
- the leuA gene encoding 2-isopropylmalate synthase, with amino-acid sequence MIKNPQTKYERFQVPNYKNRTWPDNEIEKAPRWLSSDLRDGNQSLVEPMSVEQKIRMFDLLLECGFKEIEVGFPSASDTEFNFVRKLIDENRIPEDVTIQVLTQSRQDLIERTFEALKGCKTAIIHSYNATSPTFRRVVFNMEMDEVKALAVKGATLIKAEAEKYPETDWFFEYSPEVFCDTELPFALEVCEAVIDVYQPTPEKPLILNLPATIEVATPNVYADQIEWFCDHISCRDSVVISAHVHNDRGCAVAATELALMAGADRVEGCLFGHGERTGNVDLVTVAMNMYSQGIDPQLDFSKMNTIVREVEHCTDIKVHPRHPYAGELVFTAFSGSHQDAIRKGLAIMKANPEQKWRVPYLPIDPFDVGRSYEAVIRVNSQSGKGGVAYLLEEDHGIEMPRRLQIEFSRIAQYHADSEGVELTSQRIFDIFEREYFKDLNDVVIKQPLELKEDADGNACADVTFIVRGDKEVTAHGRGNGPIAALVSALNSGFNKGVDVIDYNEHARSTGSEAEAVAYVEMQVGAKTIFGAGAHSNTSRSSIQAVMSAFNRAIKKGLIELDA; translated from the coding sequence ATGATTAAGAATCCTCAAACCAAATACGAACGTTTCCAAGTCCCCAATTACAAAAACCGTACCTGGCCCGATAATGAGATTGAAAAGGCACCACGCTGGTTAAGTTCTGACTTACGTGATGGAAATCAGTCGCTTGTTGAGCCGATGAGCGTTGAGCAAAAAATCCGGATGTTTGATCTTTTACTTGAGTGCGGATTTAAAGAGATTGAAGTCGGCTTCCCGTCAGCCTCAGATACTGAATTTAACTTTGTGCGTAAATTAATCGATGAAAATCGCATTCCTGAGGATGTGACAATTCAAGTGTTAACTCAATCGCGCCAAGATTTGATTGAGCGCACCTTTGAAGCATTAAAAGGGTGTAAAACTGCGATTATTCATAGCTATAACGCCACTTCGCCCACATTCCGCCGAGTCGTATTTAATATGGAGATGGATGAGGTGAAAGCGCTTGCGGTAAAAGGCGCGACATTAATTAAAGCGGAAGCGGAAAAATATCCTGAAACCGATTGGTTCTTTGAGTATTCGCCTGAGGTTTTCTGCGATACTGAGCTTCCTTTTGCGTTAGAGGTGTGTGAAGCGGTGATTGATGTTTACCAGCCAACGCCTGAAAAACCGCTTATTTTAAACTTACCAGCAACGATTGAAGTGGCAACACCGAACGTTTATGCTGACCAAATTGAGTGGTTCTGCGATCATATCTCATGCCGTGATTCGGTGGTGATTAGTGCGCACGTACATAATGACCGAGGCTGCGCGGTGGCGGCAACAGAGCTTGCTTTAATGGCGGGTGCTGACCGTGTTGAAGGTTGCTTATTTGGTCATGGTGAGCGTACGGGGAATGTGGATTTAGTCACCGTTGCGATGAATATGTACTCTCAAGGGATCGATCCTCAGCTTGATTTTAGCAAGATGAACACAATTGTTCGCGAGGTTGAGCACTGTACTGATATTAAAGTTCACCCGCGTCATCCGTATGCGGGAGAGCTTGTCTTTACCGCGTTCTCAGGCTCGCACCAAGATGCGATTCGTAAAGGCTTAGCAATTATGAAAGCTAATCCCGAGCAAAAATGGCGCGTTCCCTATTTACCAATTGACCCATTTGATGTTGGGCGTTCGTATGAGGCGGTGATTCGCGTTAATAGTCAGTCCGGAAAAGGTGGCGTTGCTTATCTTTTAGAAGAAGATCACGGCATTGAAATGCCCCGTCGTTTACAGATCGAATTTAGCCGAATTGCGCAATATCATGCCGATAGTGAAGGGGTGGAATTAACCTCACAACGCATTTTCGATATCTTCGAGCGCGAATATTTTAAAGATTTAAATGATGTGGTCATTAAACAGCCGTTAGAGCTTAAAGAAGATGCCGATGGCAATGCCTGTGCCGATGTGACCTTCATTGTGCGAGGTGATAAAGAGGTGACAGCACACGGCCGCGGAAATGGTCCGATTGCGGCATTAGTAAGCGCATTAAACAGCGGCTTTAACAAAGGTGTGGACGTGATTGATTATAACGAACACGCACGCAGTACCGGGTCTGAAGCGGAAGCGGTGGCTTATGTTGAGATGCAGGTGGGTGCAAAAACGATCTTCGGTGCCGGCGCACACTCAAATACGTCGCGCTCATCGATTCAAGCAGTGATGTCAGCGTTTAACCGTGCGATCAAAAAAGGCTTAATCGAGCTTGATGCATAA
- a CDS encoding amino acid permease, whose amino-acid sequence MSEPSFQQGLKKRHIYLIALGSAIGTGLFYGSSNAIQLAGPSVLLAYVIAGLAVFFVMRSLGEMALRKPLSGSFGSYATLYISPLAGFITGWSYVFEMALVCLADITAFATYMKFWYPSVDPWIWTLGVTFLIGGFNLMPVKVYGEFEFWLSMIKVLAIVGMIVAGVSILLFGFGYHGEGSGYAPTLTNLWKEGGFFPNGVTGFLMALSVVVFAFGGIEVIGLTIIEAKDSHESIPKAINTIPFRILLFYVMAIGIIMALIPWHQIGIDGSPFVLIFERLGIHWAADLLNFVVVTAAVSAINSDLYGAGRMIHGLSEQNQAPSWLGKLSQKGVPSNAVFVMSGTLIVGVVLNYFYHDGLFFIIAALATFATVLVWLMILLSQMAMRLKMSKNEVNQLAFPVLFWPIGPIIALLFILFTIVMLGVYDNTRSALWVGLLWIALLIGVYGIFYRKRA is encoded by the coding sequence ATGAGTGAACCTTCATTTCAGCAAGGCTTGAAAAAACGCCATATCTACTTAATTGCGCTCGGTTCCGCGATCGGAACGGGGCTTTTTTACGGCTCAAGTAATGCAATTCAACTGGCAGGACCTTCGGTGTTGCTCGCCTATGTGATTGCGGGGCTTGCGGTCTTTTTTGTAATGCGCTCACTTGGTGAGATGGCGCTCCGTAAGCCGCTTTCAGGCTCCTTTGGCAGTTATGCAACCCTCTATATTTCGCCGCTCGCAGGATTTATCACCGGCTGGTCCTATGTCTTTGAGATGGCGTTGGTTTGCCTTGCCGATATCACTGCATTTGCAACCTATATGAAGTTTTGGTACCCGAGTGTCGATCCGTGGATTTGGACGCTCGGGGTGACCTTTTTAATCGGCGGATTTAATCTTATGCCGGTTAAAGTCTATGGGGAATTTGAATTTTGGCTCTCGATGATTAAAGTGCTCGCGATTGTCGGCATGATTGTGGCGGGTGTCTCCATTTTACTCTTTGGATTTGGGTATCATGGAGAGGGGAGTGGATATGCGCCAACGCTCACCAATCTCTGGAAAGAGGGTGGCTTTTTCCCCAATGGCGTGACCGGATTTTTAATGGCGCTCTCGGTCGTTGTTTTTGCGTTTGGCGGGATTGAGGTGATCGGGCTCACTATTATCGAAGCGAAAGATTCCCACGAGAGCATTCCCAAAGCGATCAACACCATTCCGTTTCGGATTCTCCTTTTTTATGTGATGGCGATCGGCATTATTATGGCGCTCATTCCATGGCATCAAATCGGCATTGATGGCAGTCCATTTGTGCTGATTTTTGAGCGATTAGGGATTCATTGGGCGGCAGATCTGCTTAATTTTGTGGTGGTCACCGCGGCGGTTTCCGCGATTAATAGTGACCTCTATGGCGCAGGGCGGATGATTCACGGGCTTTCGGAGCAAAATCAAGCGCCGAGCTGGCTCGGGAAATTATCGCAAAAAGGAGTGCCGAGCAATGCGGTATTTGTGATGAGTGGAACATTAATTGTCGGTGTGGTGCTCAATTATTTCTATCACGATGGTCTCTTCTTTATTATTGCTGCGCTGGCGACCTTTGCAACGGTATTGGTTTGGTTGATGATTCTGTTATCGCAGATGGCGATGCGGTTAAAAATGTCAAAAAATGAGGTGAATCAGCTCGCGTTTCCGGTACTTTTTTGGCCGATCGGACCGATCATCGCGCTACTTTTTATTCTATTTACCATCGTAATGCTGGGGGTGTACGATAATACTCGCAGTGCGCTTTGGGTGGGATTATTATGGATTGCGTTATTGATCGGCGTTTACGGGATTTTCTATCGTAAACGTGCATAA
- the rnpA gene encoding ribonuclease P protein component, translating into MTDQSFTRDKRLLTPADYAAVFEKNRRSRDGSFMVLAHRRKGTKEARQGARLGLAIAKKNLKRAVDRNLVKRIVRESFRHSQMQLEGLDIVVLVQRNVNLTDRAALHQSLQMHWNKVEELCGRS; encoded by the coding sequence TTGACTGATCAAAGCTTTACGCGTGACAAACGTCTCTTAACGCCCGCCGATTATGCTGCTGTATTTGAGAAAAATCGCCGCTCGCGAGATGGCTCATTTATGGTCTTAGCGCATCGGCGAAAAGGTACGAAAGAGGCTCGTCAAGGCGCGCGTCTTGGGCTTGCGATCGCGAAGAAAAACCTAAAACGTGCGGTGGATCGAAATTTAGTGAAGCGCATTGTGCGTGAATCATTTCGGCATTCACAAATGCAGTTAGAGGGATTAGACATTGTGGTGTTGGTTCAACGAAATGTGAATCTCACCGATAGAGCAGCACTTCATCAATCGTTACAGATGCATTGGAACAAAGTCGAGGAATTATGCGGACGCTCATGA